One region of Streptomyces sp. NBC_00442 genomic DNA includes:
- a CDS encoding class F sortase produces MAHEESGLERRRRSPWGALALVMLTGLALMRNGADVTMGPPQPAAAAALTSGAGTASAAPSAAAVQPLAFAPASRVRIEAINVDAPVMDVGTDAQGWVQAPPPEDPNLAGWYQNGVAPGMRGTSVIVGHVDNMKGPAVFYGLGSLQKGNHIEVQRFDGRTAVFEVYGVEVFAKATFPGARVYGDTGHPELRVITCGGGFSRARGYDGNVVAFARLVSVK; encoded by the coding sequence ATGGCGCACGAAGAGAGCGGCCTGGAGCGTCGCAGGCGTTCCCCGTGGGGGGCGCTTGCCCTGGTGATGCTCACCGGCCTCGCGCTGATGCGCAACGGTGCGGATGTGACGATGGGCCCGCCGCAGCCCGCCGCGGCGGCGGCGCTGACCAGCGGCGCGGGGACCGCGTCCGCGGCTCCGTCGGCGGCCGCGGTCCAGCCGCTGGCGTTCGCCCCCGCCTCGCGCGTGCGGATCGAGGCGATCAACGTGGACGCGCCGGTCATGGACGTCGGCACCGATGCCCAGGGCTGGGTGCAGGCTCCCCCGCCCGAGGACCCGAACCTGGCCGGCTGGTACCAGAACGGCGTGGCGCCGGGCATGCGCGGCACGTCGGTGATCGTCGGCCACGTCGACAACATGAAGGGCCCGGCGGTCTTCTACGGGCTCGGCTCGCTCCAGAAGGGCAACCACATCGAGGTGCAGCGCTTCGACGGCCGCACCGCGGTGTTCGAGGTGTACGGCGTCGAGGTGTTCGCCAAGGCCACGTTCCCGGGTGCCCGGGTGTACGGCGACACCGGGCACCCGGAGCTGCGGGTGATCACGTGCGGCGGCGGCTTCTCCAGGGCTCGCGGGTACGACGGGAACGTGGTGGCGTTCGCCCGCCTCGTGTCCGTCAAGTAG
- a CDS encoding polysaccharide deacetylase family protein: MKRDQMVPSRRTLLRVTACLGAAAAVRMLTAEDAVTPTPAPRAAPAAGPAAAAPRPRAGAYRLEPMTAYTPPRYHTALPPVRTRPFLSMPQLGEHSMVLTFDDGPDPHYTPGILKTLREHDVRAVFFLCGEMATDNRDLVREMRDDGHVIGNHTWTHPQLNKMPSAKIRDEIGRTSEVIEQILGEPPQWFRAPYGAWNRNVFEIQAEMGMEPLAWTVDTLDWTTPGTPTIIRRVLDGAAPGVVVLSHDAGGDRTQSVAALRSYLPELLAQGYELKVPPRRR; this comes from the coding sequence ATGAAAAGGGATCAGATGGTCCCCAGTCGGCGGACACTGCTCCGTGTCACCGCCTGCCTCGGAGCCGCCGCGGCGGTCCGCATGCTGACCGCCGAGGACGCCGTCACCCCGACGCCCGCGCCCCGCGCCGCACCGGCCGCGGGTCCCGCGGCCGCGGCACCCCGGCCGCGGGCCGGCGCGTACCGCCTGGAACCCATGACCGCCTACACCCCGCCGCGCTACCACACCGCGCTCCCGCCGGTGCGCACCAGACCCTTCCTGAGCATGCCCCAGCTGGGCGAGCACTCGATGGTGCTCACCTTCGACGACGGACCCGATCCGCACTACACCCCCGGCATCCTCAAGACCCTGCGCGAGCACGACGTGCGCGCGGTGTTCTTCCTGTGCGGCGAGATGGCCACCGACAACCGCGACCTGGTGCGCGAGATGCGGGACGACGGGCACGTCATCGGCAACCACACCTGGACCCACCCCCAGCTCAACAAGATGCCGTCCGCCAAGATCCGCGACGAGATCGGCCGCACCAGCGAGGTCATCGAGCAGATCCTCGGCGAGCCGCCGCAGTGGTTCCGCGCGCCGTACGGGGCGTGGAACCGCAACGTGTTCGAAATCCAGGCCGAGATGGGCATGGAGCCGCTCGCCTGGACCGTCGACACCCTCGACTGGACCACGCCCGGTACCCCGACCATCATCCGCCGGGTCCTCGACGGGGCGGCGCCCGGCGTCGTGGTGCTCTCGCACGACGCGGGCGGCGACCGCACGCAGAGCGTGGCCGCCCTGCGCAGCTATCTGCCCGAACTCCTCGCGCAAGGATATGAGTTGAAGGTTCCGCCGCGCCGCAGATGA
- the lysX gene encoding bifunctional lysylphosphatidylglycerol synthetase/lysine--tRNA ligase LysX, with protein sequence MTVSTAAPMPSRTGFSGRVPEAFAMFFGALGLFCAVIALIPPLRRLLHPISWFFDRVTVPVSANLAYAVFLLLLAAAIGARKKVAWWLVVIYLGLLFLLDVLLVAVTEWAWIPNGVFCGAALVILIVARKQFYAQTRRGAFRRAVGVLCLGLAAGVLVGWGLVELFPGTLPRGQRLLWAANRVFGGLASGGQFDGSPPRPLYFFLGLFGAVALLTAASSLFRSQRMEAALHGDEEPRIRALLGAYGRQDSLGYFATRRDKAVVFSPNGKAAVTYRVEAGVALASGDPVGDAGAWAPAIDAWLDIARQYAWAPAVMGASEEGATAYARHGLGAIQLGDEAILNVAKFDLDGRDMRVTRQAVRRVERTGATTRIRRHSALSDEEMRRIVDRADAWRDTETERGFSMALDRLGDPADGDCLLVEAFDADGGLIALLSFVPWGPDGISLDLMRRDRSAPNGVMEFMVAELCATVPKLGVRRVSLNFAVFRSAFEEGARIGAGPVLRLWRRLLLFFSKWWQLEALYRSNVKYQPQWFPRFLCYGDAGSLARVGLASGIAEGFVSVPSLRKLWGNGRPKGVTKPVTTAGLPSIEALGLTGAGAGDVTERQLPDQVRVRHHKLDRLRAGGTDPYPVVIAARTHTLAGLRAAGEGTEATVAGRVMAVRDFGGVVFAVLRDWSGDLQVVLTREGAGAPVLDRFTHDVDLGDHITATGTSATTEKGEFSLFSTGWQMTAKCLRPLPDKRRGLADPEARVRRRYIDLVASPEARDVVRHRSTAVQALRQGLLDRGYLEVETPMLQQIHGGANARPFTTHINAYDLDLYLRIAPELYLKRLCVGGVEKVFEMGRTFRNEGVSYKHNPEFTMLEAYQAFADYDVMLDLTRELIQGAATAAFGSPIARKAGPDGKVVEYDISGPWPVKTLYGAVSEALGEEVGADTDEQALRRLCDRAGVPHTPENTRGDVVLEMYERLVEEKTQLPTFYKDFPTEVSPLTRQHRTDPRLAERWDLVAFGTELGTAYSELTDPVEQRRRLTAQSLLAAGGDPEAMEIDEDFLDALEYAMPPTGGLGIGVDRLVMFLTGLTIRETLPFPLVRRS encoded by the coding sequence ATGACTGTCAGCACGGCGGCGCCGATGCCGTCCCGGACCGGTTTCTCGGGGCGGGTCCCGGAAGCGTTCGCGATGTTCTTCGGCGCGCTCGGGCTGTTCTGCGCCGTCATCGCCCTCATCCCCCCGCTGCGCAGGCTGCTCCATCCGATCTCGTGGTTCTTCGACCGGGTCACCGTGCCGGTCAGCGCCAACCTCGCGTACGCCGTGTTCCTGCTGCTGCTCGCGGCCGCGATCGGCGCCCGCAAGAAGGTCGCCTGGTGGCTCGTCGTCATCTACCTGGGCCTGCTGTTCCTGCTCGACGTGCTCCTCGTCGCGGTCACCGAATGGGCGTGGATCCCCAACGGCGTCTTCTGCGGCGCCGCCCTGGTGATCCTGATCGTGGCGCGCAAGCAGTTCTACGCACAGACCCGCAGGGGCGCCTTCCGCCGGGCCGTCGGGGTGCTCTGCCTCGGGCTCGCGGCCGGCGTCCTGGTCGGCTGGGGCCTCGTGGAGCTGTTCCCCGGCACGCTGCCGCGCGGCCAGCGCCTGCTGTGGGCCGCCAACCGCGTCTTCGGCGGGCTCGCCTCGGGCGGCCAGTTCGACGGGAGCCCGCCGAGGCCCCTGTACTTCTTCCTCGGCCTGTTCGGCGCCGTCGCCCTCCTGACGGCCGCCTCCTCGCTCTTCCGCTCGCAGCGCATGGAAGCCGCCCTGCACGGCGACGAGGAGCCCCGCATCCGCGCCCTGCTCGGTGCGTACGGCCGCCAGGACTCGCTCGGCTACTTCGCCACCCGCCGCGACAAGGCCGTGGTGTTCTCGCCCAACGGCAAGGCCGCCGTCACCTACCGGGTCGAGGCGGGCGTGGCGCTCGCCAGCGGTGACCCGGTGGGCGACGCGGGCGCCTGGGCCCCCGCCATCGACGCCTGGCTCGACATCGCCCGCCAGTACGCCTGGGCGCCCGCCGTGATGGGCGCGTCCGAGGAAGGCGCGACCGCCTACGCACGTCACGGGCTCGGTGCCATCCAGCTCGGCGACGAGGCGATCCTGAACGTGGCCAAGTTCGACCTCGACGGCCGTGACATGCGCGTCACGCGCCAGGCCGTCCGCCGCGTCGAGCGGACCGGCGCCACCACGCGGATCCGCCGCCACTCGGCGCTCAGCGACGAGGAGATGCGGCGCATCGTCGACCGCGCCGACGCCTGGCGCGACACCGAGACCGAGCGCGGCTTCTCCATGGCCCTCGACCGGCTCGGCGACCCCGCCGACGGCGACTGTCTGCTCGTCGAGGCCTTCGACGCCGACGGCGGCCTCATCGCGCTGCTCTCCTTCGTGCCGTGGGGCCCCGACGGCATCTCGCTCGACCTGATGCGTCGCGACCGCAGCGCGCCCAACGGCGTCATGGAGTTCATGGTCGCCGAACTGTGCGCCACCGTACCGAAGTTGGGGGTGCGCCGGGTCTCCCTCAACTTCGCGGTGTTCCGCTCGGCCTTCGAGGAGGGCGCCCGCATCGGAGCCGGACCGGTGCTGCGGCTGTGGCGCAGACTGCTGCTCTTCTTCTCCAAGTGGTGGCAGCTCGAAGCCCTGTACCGCTCCAACGTGAAGTACCAGCCGCAGTGGTTCCCCCGTTTCCTCTGCTACGGCGACGCGGGCTCGCTCGCCCGGGTCGGCCTCGCCTCCGGGATCGCCGAGGGCTTCGTCTCCGTTCCGAGCCTGCGCAAGCTCTGGGGCAACGGACGCCCCAAGGGCGTCACCAAGCCCGTCACCACCGCGGGTCTGCCCTCCATCGAGGCGCTCGGCCTCACCGGGGCCGGCGCAGGAGATGTGACGGAGCGTCAACTTCCGGACCAGGTACGGGTACGCCACCACAAGCTCGACCGGCTGCGCGCGGGCGGTACCGATCCCTACCCCGTCGTCATCGCCGCCCGCACCCACACCCTGGCCGGTCTCAGGGCCGCCGGTGAGGGCACGGAGGCCACGGTGGCCGGCCGCGTCATGGCCGTGCGCGACTTCGGCGGCGTCGTCTTCGCCGTGCTGCGCGACTGGTCGGGCGACCTCCAGGTGGTCCTCACCCGCGAGGGCGCGGGCGCACCCGTCCTCGACCGGTTCACCCACGACGTCGACCTCGGCGACCACATCACCGCGACCGGCACCAGCGCCACCACGGAGAAGGGCGAGTTCTCGCTCTTCTCCACCGGCTGGCAGATGACCGCCAAGTGCCTGCGCCCGCTGCCCGACAAGCGGCGTGGCCTCGCCGACCCCGAAGCCCGGGTGCGCCGGCGCTATATCGACCTGGTGGCGAGCCCGGAGGCCCGTGACGTGGTCCGGCACCGCTCCACCGCCGTCCAGGCGCTGCGCCAGGGCCTCCTCGACCGGGGCTACCTGGAGGTCGAGACGCCGATGCTCCAGCAGATCCACGGCGGCGCCAACGCCCGCCCCTTCACCACCCACATCAACGCCTACGACCTCGACCTCTATCTGCGCATCGCGCCCGAGCTGTACCTCAAACGGCTCTGCGTCGGCGGCGTGGAGAAGGTCTTCGAGATGGGCCGCACCTTCCGCAACGAAGGCGTCTCCTACAAGCACAACCCCGAGTTCACGATGCTGGAGGCCTACCAGGCGTTCGCCGACTACGACGTGATGCTCGACCTCACCCGCGAGCTGATCCAGGGCGCCGCCACCGCCGCCTTCGGCTCCCCGATCGCCCGCAAGGCGGGACCGGACGGCAAGGTCGTGGAGTACGACATCTCCGGGCCCTGGCCCGTCAAGACGCTGTACGGCGCGGTTTCCGAGGCGCTCGGCGAGGAGGTCGGCGCCGACACCGACGAACAGGCGCTGCGCCGGCTCTGCGACCGGGCCGGAGTGCCGCACACCCCGGAGAACACGCGCGGCGACGTCGTCCTCGAAATGTACGAGCGACTCGTCGAGGAGAAGACCCAGCTGCCCACCTTCTACAAGGACTTCCCGACCGAGGTGTCCCCGCTGACCCGCCAGCACCGCACCGACCCCAGGCTCGCCGAACGCTGGGACCTGGTCGCCTTCGGAACCGAACTGGGCACGGCCTACTCGGAGTTGACCGACCCGGTAGAACAGCGCCGCAGGCTCACCGCACAGTCGCTGCTCGCGGCGGGCGGCGACCCCGAGGCGATGGAGATCGACGAGGACTTCCTCGACGCGCTCGAATACGCGATGCCGCCCACCGGCGGACTCGGCATCGGCGTGGACCGGCTGGTCATGTTCCTCACCGGCCTCACCATCCGCGAGACCCTGCCCTTCCCGTTGGTCCGCCGTAGCTGA
- a CDS encoding universal stress protein, translating to MTEQRPQPHPESQRFERGTDGPKVIVAGVDGSDSSLRAAAYASGLARRQNALLAIVYVQPVLPAGAALGAPVADTTGEIAEGLVAEIRAAAERVREIWDVRWEFHTFRGDPYSGLVTAADELTADAVVVGASESAGHRIIGSVAVRLVKAGRWPVTVVP from the coding sequence GTGACAGAGCAGCGGCCCCAGCCCCACCCCGAGTCCCAGCGCTTCGAACGCGGCACCGACGGTCCGAAGGTGATCGTCGCCGGTGTCGACGGCTCGGACTCCTCGCTCAGAGCGGCGGCGTACGCCAGCGGCCTGGCCCGGCGCCAGAACGCCCTGCTCGCCATCGTGTACGTCCAGCCCGTGCTTCCCGCGGGTGCCGCGCTCGGCGCGCCGGTCGCCGACACCACCGGCGAGATCGCCGAGGGCCTGGTCGCCGAGATCAGGGCGGCGGCGGAGCGGGTGCGGGAGATCTGGGACGTCCGCTGGGAGTTCCACACCTTCCGCGGCGACCCCTACTCCGGCCTGGTGACCGCGGCCGACGAGCTCACGGCGGACGCGGTGGTGGTCGGCGCGTCCGAGTCGGCGGGCCACCGCATCATCGGTTCGGTGGCCGTGCGCCTGGTCAAGGCGGGCCGCTGGCCGGTCACCGTGGTGCCGTAG
- a CDS encoding CapA family protein — MHKPTPRARRRAAALAALLLAATTGCAGGHTAPHGRNAQRSPASGAAPAQRPFTLVATGDVLPHDSTIQRAKSDAQDGSYDFRPMLAGVKPIVSRADLAICHMETVYGPDEGPFTGYPAFTSPPQVAAALKDTGYDSCSTASNHTLDDGADGLARTLKAFDRAGLKHTGSGRTAQESARPALMSAGGAKVAQLAYTYDTNGYPMPEGRPWAVHLIDQKKIIADARAARAAGADVVVVSLHWGTEWQTEPDEQQLSLGKALTASKTGDRPDIDLILGTHAHIPQAYEKVNGTWIVYGEGDQIAGEMFNETGARDDRGNMSSIARFTFAPPSRPGSRWEVRRAEFVPQWIDVDRGRVMSLPDALAKAPGQEDYTATQEQISEAVLSRGAAKDGLKMSR; from the coding sequence ATGCACAAGCCGACCCCACGCGCCCGACGTCGGGCGGCGGCCCTGGCCGCCCTCCTGCTCGCGGCCACGACAGGATGCGCCGGCGGGCACACGGCCCCGCACGGTCGGAACGCCCAGCGCTCACCGGCCTCCGGCGCGGCGCCCGCGCAGCGCCCCTTCACCCTGGTGGCGACCGGCGACGTACTGCCGCACGACTCGACGATTCAGCGCGCCAAGTCCGATGCCCAGGACGGGAGTTACGACTTCCGGCCGATGCTCGCGGGCGTGAAGCCCATCGTCTCCCGGGCCGACCTGGCGATCTGTCACATGGAGACGGTGTACGGCCCCGACGAGGGCCCCTTCACCGGCTACCCCGCCTTCACGTCCCCGCCGCAGGTGGCCGCCGCCCTGAAGGACACCGGCTACGACTCCTGCTCGACGGCGTCCAACCACACCCTCGACGACGGCGCCGACGGTCTCGCCCGCACCCTGAAGGCCTTCGACAGGGCGGGCCTGAAACACACCGGCTCCGGCCGGACCGCGCAGGAGTCCGCGCGGCCCGCGCTGATGTCGGCCGGCGGCGCCAAGGTCGCACAGCTCGCCTACACCTACGACACCAACGGCTACCCGATGCCGGAAGGCCGGCCGTGGGCGGTCCACCTCATCGACCAGAAGAAGATCATCGCGGATGCGCGGGCGGCCCGTGCGGCGGGGGCCGACGTCGTGGTCGTCAGCCTCCACTGGGGCACCGAATGGCAGACCGAGCCCGATGAGCAGCAGCTCTCCCTCGGCAAGGCGCTCACCGCGTCGAAGACCGGCGACCGTCCCGACATCGACCTGATCCTCGGCACCCACGCGCACATCCCGCAGGCGTACGAGAAGGTCAACGGGACCTGGATCGTCTACGGGGAGGGCGACCAGATCGCGGGCGAGATGTTCAACGAGACGGGTGCGCGCGACGACCGCGGCAACATGAGCTCGATCGCCCGCTTCACCTTCGCCCCGCCCAGCAGACCCGGCTCACGCTGGGAGGTCCGCAGGGCGGAATTCGTCCCGCAGTGGATCGACGTGGACCGCGGCCGCGTGATGAGCCTGCCCGACGCTCTGGCGAAGGCGCCCGGCCAGGAGGACTACACCGCCACGCAGGAGCAGATCAGCGAGGCGGTCCTGAGCCGCGGCGCGGCGAAGGACGGCCTGAAGATGTCCCGCTGA
- a CDS encoding sigma-70 family RNA polymerase sigma factor, with protein sequence MTTAVAEIRRYAREGDLAELQRVHGPALLRFLLGLTYGDRQRAEDLLQETLVRAWQHPEAFDAPYSSMRPWLFTVARRLAIDARRGRLARPAEVGDEVLLATPAQDGDPTERSAAALDVRAAVRSLTPEHRAVLVQLYFRGLSVTEAADVLGVPPGTVKSRSYYALRALGRLLPGYSASGPEGLSSVGSRSASVSRASSEAASAASRKAPRHGAHRRRCAATARSSPGVRAPST encoded by the coding sequence GTGACGACGGCGGTCGCGGAGATACGGCGCTACGCCCGCGAGGGGGACCTGGCCGAACTGCAGCGCGTGCACGGCCCCGCGCTGCTGCGCTTCCTGCTCGGACTGACCTACGGCGACCGCCAGCGCGCCGAGGACCTGCTGCAGGAGACGCTGGTACGGGCCTGGCAGCACCCGGAGGCCTTCGACGCCCCCTACAGCTCGATGCGGCCGTGGCTTTTCACCGTCGCCCGGCGTCTGGCCATCGACGCCCGGCGCGGCCGTCTCGCGCGTCCCGCGGAGGTGGGTGACGAGGTGCTGCTCGCGACGCCGGCACAGGACGGCGACCCCACCGAGCGGTCCGCCGCGGCCCTCGACGTCCGTGCGGCCGTGAGGTCGCTCACACCTGAACACCGCGCGGTCCTGGTGCAGTTGTATTTCCGCGGCCTGAGCGTGACCGAAGCGGCCGATGTGCTCGGTGTGCCGCCCGGGACGGTCAAGTCCCGTTCGTACTACGCGCTGCGCGCGCTCGGCCGGCTCCTGCCCGGCTATTCTGCGTCAGGCCCCGAAGGGCTCTCCTCGGTGGGTTCCAGGTCCGCCTCGGTGAGCAGGGCGAGCAGTGAGGCCGCCTCGGCGGCCTCCAGAAAGGCACCCCGGCACGGTGCGCACCGGCGCAGATGCGCGGCGACGGCGCGGTCCTCGCCGGGCGTGAGGGCGCCCAGCACGTAG
- a CDS encoding sensor histidine kinase: MTLAALLFLGPLLAAAGFLLGRRTARRARPSDVGTPVEHATFETLHTASLAAPPLRAGLTAEAARKSARGLRSLLGTDALCLTDRDTILTWDGAGEQHHGPQVMRQIRALLDTGRDRAFALSCEDADCPLRWAVAVPLTVDHRVLGVLVAYAPRESAVLARAAGEVGRWVSVQLELAELDRSRTRLIEAEIKALRAQISPHFIFNSLAAIASFVRTDPERARELLLEFADFTRYSFRRHGDFTTLAEELHCIDQYLELVRARFGDRLLVTLQVAPEVLPVALPFLCLQPLVENAVKHGVEGAVVKTGAPTVDAVGARDAPLRITISALDAGNEAEVVIEDDGAGMDPERLRRILRGDGEPSGGIGLLNVDERLRQVYGDAYGLVIETGVGAGMKVTARIPKYRAGVHS, encoded by the coding sequence ATGACGCTCGCCGCTCTGCTCTTCCTCGGCCCGCTCCTCGCCGCCGCGGGATTCCTGCTCGGCCGGCGGACCGCGCGCCGGGCCCGTCCCAGCGATGTGGGAACCCCCGTCGAGCACGCCACCTTCGAGACGCTGCACACCGCCTCGCTGGCCGCGCCCCCGCTGCGCGCCGGGCTCACCGCGGAGGCCGCCCGCAAGTCCGCCCGGGGTCTGCGCTCGCTCCTCGGCACCGACGCCCTCTGCCTCACCGACCGCGACACCATCCTCACCTGGGACGGGGCGGGGGAGCAGCACCACGGGCCCCAAGTGATGCGTCAGATAAGGGCGTTGCTCGACACCGGGCGCGACAGGGCGTTCGCGCTGTCCTGCGAGGACGCGGACTGTCCGCTGCGCTGGGCGGTCGCCGTCCCGCTCACGGTGGACCACCGGGTGCTCGGCGTGCTCGTCGCCTACGCGCCGCGCGAGTCGGCGGTCCTGGCGCGCGCGGCGGGCGAGGTCGGCCGCTGGGTCTCGGTCCAGCTGGAACTCGCCGAGCTCGACCGCTCCCGCACCCGCCTGATCGAGGCCGAGATCAAGGCGTTGCGCGCCCAGATCTCCCCCCACTTCATCTTCAACTCCCTCGCCGCGATCGCCTCGTTCGTCCGCACCGACCCCGAGCGCGCCCGCGAACTGCTCCTGGAATTCGCCGACTTCACGCGCTATTCGTTCCGCAGGCACGGCGACTTCACCACGCTCGCCGAGGAACTGCACTGCATCGACCAGTACCTGGAGCTGGTGCGGGCGCGCTTCGGCGACCGGCTCCTTGTCACCCTCCAAGTCGCCCCCGAGGTCCTGCCGGTCGCCCTGCCGTTCCTCTGTCTGCAACCCCTCGTCGAGAACGCCGTCAAACACGGCGTCGAGGGCGCCGTCGTCAAGACCGGGGCCCCAACGGTCGACGCCGTGGGTGCGCGCGACGCGCCCCTGCGCATCACCATCAGCGCCCTGGACGCGGGCAACGAGGCCGAGGTCGTCATCGAGGACGACGGCGCGGGCATGGACCCCGAGCGCCTGCGTCGCATCCTGCGCGGCGACGGCGAGCCCTCGGGCGGCATCGGCCTGCTCAACGTCGACGAACGGCTGCGTCAGGTGTACGGCGACGCCTACGGCCTGGTCATCGAGACCGGCGTCGGCGCGGGCATGAAGGTGACGGCGCGCATCCCGAAATACCGTGCGGGCGTCCACAGCTGA
- a CDS encoding sodium/solute symporter: MSQTYAVVAVTAVVLATVLVGGFGLRLSRTTSDFYVASRTVGPGLNAAAISGEYLSAASFLGIAGLVLVQGPDMLWYPVGYTAGYLVLLLFVAAPLRRSGAYTLPDFAEGRLESRAVRRLVSVFVVGAGWLYLVPQLQGAGLTLKILTGAPSWFGPVLVAGVVVLAVAAGGMRSITFVQAFQYWLKLTALLVPVFFLVIAWRGDGAPRPAYDEPAALRHERTVRFADDLTLRLTRPLPVHANGTVDGRRHDGGALTLDSGEHRIAAGTRLDLAAATRVPDSATRTEYPLYATYGLIVATFLGTMGLPHVVVRFYTSPGGREARRATVVVLALIGAFYLLPPVYGALGRLYAPELALTGDADAAVLLLPARLVGGPGGDLLGALVAGGAFAAFLSTASGLTMAVAGVLTQDVLPARGVRHFRLAVPLAILVPLCVALLVSAVPVADAVGMAFAVSASSFCPLLVLGIWWRRLTPPGAAAGLVIGGGSALVAVAVTALGAVPPGLVHALLARPAVWSVPLAFLTMTGVSLATPGRIPPGTNAALARFHLPEAPVRRGGPR; the protein is encoded by the coding sequence GTGAGCCAGACGTACGCCGTGGTGGCGGTGACCGCCGTCGTGCTCGCCACCGTCCTGGTCGGCGGGTTCGGCCTGCGCCTGTCCCGCACCACCTCCGACTTCTACGTCGCCTCCCGCACGGTCGGCCCCGGCCTCAACGCGGCCGCCATCAGCGGTGAATACCTCTCGGCGGCCTCCTTCCTCGGCATCGCGGGCCTCGTCCTGGTCCAGGGCCCCGACATGCTCTGGTACCCGGTCGGCTACACCGCCGGCTACCTCGTGCTGCTGCTGTTCGTCGCGGCCCCGCTGCGCCGCTCGGGCGCGTACACCCTGCCCGACTTCGCCGAGGGGAGGCTCGAATCGCGCGCCGTGCGCCGCCTGGTGAGCGTGTTCGTGGTGGGCGCCGGCTGGCTGTACCTGGTGCCCCAACTCCAGGGCGCGGGGCTGACGTTGAAGATCCTCACCGGCGCGCCGAGCTGGTTCGGACCGGTGCTCGTCGCCGGGGTCGTGGTCCTCGCGGTCGCCGCCGGAGGGATGCGCTCCATCACCTTCGTCCAGGCCTTCCAGTACTGGCTGAAACTGACCGCGCTCCTCGTCCCCGTGTTCTTCCTGGTCATCGCCTGGCGGGGTGACGGCGCGCCGCGCCCCGCCTACGACGAACCGGCCGCGCTGCGCCACGAGCGGACCGTGCGCTTCGCCGACGATCTGACCCTGCGCCTGACCCGGCCGCTGCCCGTGCACGCGAACGGCACCGTCGACGGCCGGCGTCACGACGGCGGGGCGCTGACGCTCGACAGCGGCGAACACCGCATCGCGGCCGGAACCCGGCTGGACCTCGCCGCCGCGACGCGGGTCCCCGACAGCGCCACCCGCACCGAGTACCCGCTGTACGCCACGTACGGCCTCATCGTGGCGACCTTCCTCGGCACCATGGGCCTGCCCCACGTCGTCGTGCGCTTCTACACCAGCCCCGGCGGCCGCGAGGCCCGCCGCGCCACGGTGGTGGTGCTCGCGCTCATCGGCGCGTTCTATCTGCTGCCGCCCGTCTACGGCGCGCTGGGGCGCCTGTACGCACCCGAACTCGCCCTCACCGGCGACGCCGACGCCGCCGTGCTGCTCCTGCCCGCGCGGCTGGTCGGCGGGCCCGGCGGCGATCTCCTCGGCGCGCTGGTGGCGGGCGGCGCCTTCGCCGCGTTCCTGTCGACCGCGTCCGGCCTGACCATGGCGGTCGCGGGCGTCCTCACCCAGGACGTGCTGCCCGCGCGCGGGGTGCGCCACTTCCGGCTCGCCGTTCCGCTCGCCATCCTGGTGCCGCTGTGCGTCGCGCTCCTGGTGAGCGCGGTGCCGGTGGCCGACGCCGTCGGCATGGCGTTCGCGGTGTCGGCCTCCTCGTTCTGTCCCCTGCTCGTGCTCGGCATCTGGTGGCGGCGGCTGACCCCTCCGGGCGCGGCCGCGGGGCTGGTGATCGGCGGCGGCTCGGCGCTGGTCGCCGTGGCCGTCACCGCACTCGGCGCGGTCCCGCCCGGCCTCGTGCACGCGCTCCTCGCCCGGCCCGCGGTGTGGTCGGTGCCCCTCGCCTTCCTCACCATGACCGGGGTGTCGCTGGCGACCCCGGGGCGGATCCCGCCCGGCACCAACGCCGCCCTGGCCCGTTTCCACCTGCCCGAGGCGCCGGTCCGCCGAGGAGGCCCCCGATGA
- a CDS encoding LytR/AlgR family response regulator transcription factor — MLRVLAVDDEAPALEELLYLLRSDPRVHRAEGATGATDALRLIGAALDAGEEGERGVDVVFLDIHMAGLTGLDIARLLAGFARPPLIVFVTAHEGFAVRAFDLKAVDYVLKPVRRERLAEAVRRVAELVGDRAATVQEPDQIPVELGGVTRFLPIGDIAYAEAQGDYARLHTARGSHLVRIPLSTLEERWRSRGFVRIHRSHLVALDRIDELRLEAGGMSVRVGDAELPVSRRHARTVRDRLLRRAPH, encoded by the coding sequence ATGCTGCGCGTACTGGCGGTCGACGACGAAGCCCCCGCCCTCGAAGAGCTCCTCTACCTCCTGCGCTCCGACCCCCGCGTCCACCGCGCCGAAGGTGCCACCGGGGCCACCGACGCCCTGCGGCTCATCGGCGCCGCCCTCGACGCGGGGGAGGAGGGGGAACGCGGCGTGGACGTGGTCTTCCTCGACATCCACATGGCCGGCCTCACCGGCCTCGACATCGCCCGCCTGCTCGCCGGATTCGCCCGGCCGCCCCTGATCGTCTTCGTCACCGCGCACGAGGGCTTCGCCGTGCGGGCCTTCGACCTCAAGGCAGTCGACTACGTGCTCAAACCGGTCCGCAGGGAACGCCTGGCCGAGGCGGTCCGCCGGGTCGCCGAGCTCGTCGGCGACCGCGCCGCAACCGTGCAGGAACCCGACCAGATACCCGTCGAACTGGGCGGCGTCACCCGCTTCCTGCCCATCGGCGACATCGCGTACGCCGAGGCGCAGGGCGACTACGCCCGCCTGCATACGGCCCGGGGCAGCCATCTCGTACGGATCCCGCTGTCCACCCTGGAGGAGCGCTGGCGCAGCCGGGGCTTCGTCCGGATCCACCGCAGCCACCTCGTCGCGCTCGACCGGATCGACGAACTCCGTCTGGAGGCCGGCGGCATGAGCGTGCGGGTCGGCGACGCCGAACTTCCCGTCAGCCGGCGCCACGCGCGCACCGTGCGCGACCGCCTGCTGCGGCGCGCTCCCCACTGA